The nucleotide window CTGAGCAGCAACTATCTCAAACTGAGCAACAGTTGCTCCAGGCAGAACAGCGAGCACAACGGCTAGCGGAACGACTCCGACAATTGGGTGTGGATCCTGATGTCGTGTGAACCATATGCTAGTAACAACGATCGTTCTTGACCAGATTCTTGCCCGTGCCCTAGCCAGAGAAGACCTTTCCCTAGAGGAAGGGGTAACACTCCTCACTCAGCAAGACCGAGGAGCGATCGCAGCAATCCGCAATGCTGCTGACCAACTACGGCAGACTCTAGTCGGTGATACAGTCACCTATGTCGTCAACCGCAATATCAACTTCACCAACATCTGTGAACAGCACTGTAGTTTTTGTGCCTTTCGCCGAGACGCTGACCAAGAGGGAGCTTACTGGCTAGAGTGGGGACAAATTCTAGAAAAAACCACTGATGCCGTGCAACGGGGAGCGACCGAAATTTGTATGCAGGGGGGATTGAATCCATCTGCTACCTTGGCGGGATCAACCCTCGCTTACTACATTAAGCTTGTTTCTACTATCAAAAATGCGTTTCCTCACCTACACCTCCATGCCTTTTCCCCCCAAGAGGTGCAGTTTATTGCTCGGCAAGACGGCATAAGCTACGCCCATGTGTTAGCAGCACTGCGAGAGGCAGGGGTAGGATCCCTGCCCGGAACTGCCGCTGAAATCCTAGACGATCGAGTCCGTCGGGTAATTTGCCCAGAAAAGTTGAACAGCGCCACTTGGCTAGAAATTGTCCACACTGCCCATCGCCTAGGACTGTATACTACAAGTACAATGCTCTCTGGGCACATTGAAACACCGGAGCAACAAATCTATCACCTACTTCAGCTTCGAGAGTTGCAACAGCAGGCGGCTTCCCA belongs to Cyanobacteriota bacterium and includes:
- the cofH gene encoding 7,8-didemethyl-8-hydroxy-5-deazariboflavin synthase subunit CofH, with the protein product MLVTTIVLDQILARALAREDLSLEEGVTLLTQQDRGAIAAIRNAADQLRQTLVGDTVTYVVNRNINFTNICEQHCSFCAFRRDADQEGAYWLEWGQILEKTTDAVQRGATEICMQGGLNPSATLAGSTLAYYIKLVSTIKNAFPHLHLHAFSPQEVQFIARQDGISYAHVLAALREAGVGSLPGTAAEILDDRVRRVICPEKLNSATWLEIVHTAHRLGLYTTSTMLSGHIETPEQQIYHLLQLRELQQQAASQSLPAKITEFILLPFVGQEAPKPLRHRVGRDQPVLADTLLLTAVARLFLGRWIVNHQPSWVKLGLAGATEALTWGCNDLGGTLMEEHITSMAGAIGGTCMTVTALQTAIRSLGRPDRQRDTLYHHLP